A stretch of DNA from Coccidioides posadasii str. Silveira chromosome 1, complete sequence:
AAATGCGCAGGTCTGCTCTAAACTCTCAAATCATGATACTGTCAGCAATCCCTTCACATGCTTTAAATTGTGCATGCAAGTGGTGGGACTCTATCATCTGCACACAGCTGTGAAAACAGCTTCAGAGACACTGGTACCTAGGTATTATGGTTCTCTGGAGCGGATCAACAGCAACTGATTAGAGACATGGACAGAAAAAATCATTTATCCCATTGATCGAACACTGATACTACGAAGTTATTGTGGACTACATTCAGTGTACCCTTCCCTTAGCTAGGCTTCTCCTTTCTGTCCATAACTAGCAAACCGTGACAGCTCAATGACTTGATCCCCCTCACAGATCGTACCGCAACTTCACTACGGTCCGTTCCTCCCAGGTATTCCTTTTTGCTTTTACTCTTCAATGCCCCAGAACTTCTCTCCTCCAAAGGAACCATCAAAGTCTTGCTTCCATTTGTCATCAAAGGCAGAGAATAGGAAAAGCTGACCATCCCTGTCTttgaagctatttttcaGGCTCTCAATTGCTGCATTTTGGTTTTGAGGAGATGGGACCGCCACGCCGTTTGGTTGTCCAGAAGATGGCCATCCAGACTCTGTGATAACAGTGAATTTACCACCTGCTGCCTTAGAAACTGCATCAGCTTCATTACGTGCAAATTTGCCTGCATCTTGTGCCTTTGTCTGGCTTGAAAAAAAGGCATGGGCGTTTGCAGCACAGAAATCCGATGCATGGCAGAGTTTGGGATATTTGATCAGCATGCCAGATGTGTCGACAGTAACCACAGGCCCTTGGTAGCCTGCGCCACGAAGAATATCACGTGCTTTTTTGACAGCGTCGGCAACTTGGTCTGGTGAGTTAAGTCCCCTGTTCACCAACTCATTCCCGATATTAATAGCGGCGACATTGGACCAGGAATCCTTTGCTTGGCTGATCAGTGATTTGAGGTCACCATCAAAGTTCTTCAGGTTGAAGATGCCAGCAAAAACTTTGGAATTGTTTTTCTTTGCCGTGTTCAAGACCATCTTAACCTGGTTGCAGTCGACACCGTATATCCGGATCGTTTGGTACTTTTTAAGCTTTGCAAAATCAGCGTCGATTTCCTGCTGTGGTTTACATTGACCGCCGTCCGTATAGGGGGCATAGCAGATGCCGAGACCACTAAAGTATCCTGCTGCAGCAGCTCGTTCTTCTAAAATTGGCACACCAGAGACAACTTGTTTTCCAATGTTAGCCTTTTGAAGCGCAAGGGAGGGATATAAGGTACCAACCATATCCTGAGAGGACAATGCTGAGCAAGAAAGCCAAATGGGCTAGAAAGCCTGCAAGTTCCTGCATGACTTCAAATGGCTATGTCAACGCGTATTTTGGAGAAAATTTTAAATGCCTGGAATATCTGGGCCTTTTGTCAGCTATATTGGTCCAAAAATACAGTTAACAGTGAACAAGAGGTCTTTTGCATGGCATCTATAACCCCTTTTTCACTTGTCTTGGAGAAGCAGCGTCAGGTGCAACCTAGGATCTAAGGAGGGTGAATTGCTTCCTTCACAGAACTTGGGACCTCCTTTGGCCTTTCATGAAGCTAAAGCAGCAGCTTTCAATAACATGCTCTGCTCCAAAAGCAAGAAGCACTGGCCTTCAAGGGTTCTGTCAACTGCTTACACATGCTTTCATCAAGGTTCATAAGATGGTGCAGGGCACGAGCCCTATCCAGAGGTGTGGTGCAAGCTTGATGATGGAACTCAGGGCAATCAACTGGATATCATTGAAGTGAAGAGCAAAGAACAGCAACTTACCTTCAGCTCACAAAATTGAAAACATGGGGGAGTATTGTTATGGATatagaaaaaagagagaggggagGTATAGAATGGAGGTGTCAAAGGGTTTATATATGGCTACAATCACGCGTTCTGCCATTGCGGGTTTACCCCTTTGGGTGTTTGTTGTGATGTGACAGAAATAGCTGCCTTCGCAGCAATGTGTTCCTATTCCCTCAGAGGAACACATCAATGCTTCAGAAAGCTGCACACACCCTGTGGAACATGAGAAGATCCCCATACACTAGCATCCTAGATGATGTGTACATGTGTATTGTTCCAAAAAAGCTAAAGTGCAGATTTTGGCCATCAAAAAGGCCTCTTGATAATGTTTACAGAATATTGACGTATATCCTATATTACTAGATCCTTGAGGAAGATAAGGATACATAGTATATCCCATACTAGAAACAAGCATTAGGAGCAACAGCAGGTAAAGGCCTATCTTCTTAAAGATAAAGCCAACCACCAACATCATTGTTTTGCGTCTCAGACTAAGGATAACGTATGTATTGTTGTACAGATTTTTGAACACAAATGATGACCGACCACTGTGGAGAGACCACAAGTAACAAACATGATCCTAGCGCGGGGTACATGGACTGATATTGGGCATTGTCCCTCAAATATATAAAGAGCACTGCGGGATGATGGCCCAGTAGATTCTCCAACATTACAACAGACTATTGTTCGTGATATTCAGCATGCCTACAACAGTGAAAGAGGCACCTACTTGTGATCCAACAGAGAATGTCAAATATATACCTAGTTTTTTTGGTTTGACATGTATATGATTATGAGCAGCAAGCCTCATCAGTAGTTGGGTATTTTTGGCCCTGGCACATGTATTGAAGATGGAGTGCTCTATCCATTCTAAACTTCATACCTATTCGTTGCATCAAGATTTTAGCACCTTTCTATCGGGGATTCGGGCATGACCACCATCCCTGTGTTACCGCTCTCTAGCATCTCATACATGTCATTGTTTCAAGCCGCTGAGAAGAGCTTTCCGTCGGGGAAATACAGTGGTATTCTGGTACATCCCACTGTACCAATGTGACACTATGTGTAGCAGAACCTAGGTATAAGCAGAAGGGAGGGGAATTTAAGGCATATACTCTGGGTCTGACTGAAATAAGGATTGGCAGCTCTGAGAAAGTAGTTTCTCTGCACCAGTGTTCCCAACCGCGCCCTCAACTAGGCCAAAGAAACTTCAAAGTGGATTACATATAGGAAACAAGTCCCCAAATAGCACGCCAATAGAATTATTGAATTATGAGATCAAAGAGGTCAAGGAATGAGAAGCAGTGACCTGTTAAGATTTGTAGTTAGCTCGTGCCTAGCAAACAAAGAGGAATAGAGAACAGAAGACTCTTTGTTGCCAGAAAGAGCCATGATATTAACAAGGGGTCTGGAGAGGACTGGTGAACAAACTGCAAGAAAGGGTGAGGCTACTAATGAGGCCTAGGTGAGACATACAATCACTCAAGTAGGTTCATAGGCCTCAAGATAGCTTAAACTCCCAATGCTATAATGGTTATCAAAGAGCTTGAAACCCTGATTGACTCTTTGTCATTGAAAATCCACAGGGACCTTGGCCAAGGCTGCCAAATCTTCTGCATCACTCCTTGCTCATTTCTGGCTGTCTCATCAAAAAGCTTCTGGCAAATATTGACATTTGCTTTGAATTGAAGTTGACATCTGGCCTCGCTGGATGTTGATGTTTGGCTGTACATGGAGCATATTGATTTTTTTCCGTTCCCCACTCCTTTCGTTTTCTGTCATTTTGTTCGGACAGTCTGAAGCTCAGCAAGCTTAACTACATGATAAACCTGTTTCTCATTCATTTGTAAGAACAGCCCAAACTGTTGACTTTCATAGCCTGAACAAAAATCTTAGATTGGTGCTACATTTTCCATCACATACAGGTCATATAAGAGAAAATTTCTCTTCCTTTGTTGGTGTTTTCAATTTTGAACAGAATTGAGTTTCACTACTTCATTCTGCCAAAACTGTAGCAACACAAAGATTGAAAGATCAACATGGCCAATTATCTGTAGGGAACCATTCTTCCTGAAATATGTCTTGTGATTTGGAAATTGGACCTAGTCAGCACTGAGAGACATTGAGCCCACATACCATGAGTCTCTCAGTAAGAGTGTGATCATTTGTTGTAACTTGCAATATTTCTGACTTTTTGATTGGGTTCCTGGATGGGGCAATTCCAGAAGACATGCTGCGGCTGCTGCCAGAACATTGACATCCTCCAGTAGTGCCACAGGTTTGCTGCGAATCTTGTCATCATGCGGTGAGGACATATACTTCCATGCAGCATGCAACTTCAATAGCTGACGCATTCTACTTCTGCGGCTTGTTCTGCCCAGGTTCTTCTTACATTAGGCACAGATTTCTTTCATGCTAAGGGCGCCCAGGCCTTGGAGATACCCGGAAAATATTAGCTAACCCTGCAACATATTGGCTCTGAAAAGAATGCAAAACCCCAAAAACCTAGAAAGGCTGTTGCCGAAGGACCAAGGTATAGTAGAGCTTCTGGGCTCCTCAACAAGATGATGACAATGGAGCCTGTGAAGGTCAATTTACTTTATTGTCGCGATGTTGGGTCGCCATGTTTGTGTCAATTTATGACAGCCCGAGTCTCATTCCAGGGCCATACAGTTTATCTACAAGCCGTGTGTGAATAAATATGATTCCTAGCACTACTTGTTCGCAAACCAGTTCGTTCATTTCCGAATCTGCAAACTAGGTGGCATATATTGGATCTCACATGCAGAACAGGACTAGTCACCTTTGCCGCAGCTTGATCAGTTGGAGCTTCAGCTCCATCACAAGTTCACTGTTCACAACCTCACTAGGCTGGGACCTTCTGAACAAATTGAGGGAAAGAAGTTTGATGTGATTAGTTGTGTGTCTGCTCTGTTTTTATTAATTAGTCCTCACACAGAAATCAGGGCATGCATCGCTTCAACATAGAAGTACTTGAGCAGCAGATACAGTGATAGACAAAGTGCCATTTCACATCACAGTATCTTGAGAAACATAGTGGTGTTTGATTCTTGATATTTTGTGGCTCGAAAGGGCATTGTCAGCGCGATATATGTATAAATAATGTAAGGCATGTTGAAATGCTTTACCAAGGCGTTTTCCATGACTGTTGAAGCTAGGAACACAGAAAATCAAGTATAGCCAATATTCCCATAATCAATCCGACCCTCGATTTCCCACGTTTCCTTAGTAATCGTCTCCTCGGGAGATCACCTCCTTGCAATTGGGCCGGAGCAGAACGGTCTGTTTAGAAGATGGTGTCAGTATATTCCGCAGTCTTCAACTGTGGACAAATTCTCACATGTTCAAATTGTGCAACATAAGAGCCAGGAACATCGACCATCGGTGCATAGGACTCAACAATACCATTCGAGACAAGCGACCTCATGCCGAGATGGTAATTCTTCACTCCAATGCGCTCTAGGTAACGCCTGGAGAAGACAAGAGTTCCGAAGTTCTCATGGATCGTCTTCAGCAGTGACTTGGCGGAGGCATGACGAAGGCCAGTAGCGCTGGCATGCTCATTGCACCCGTAGCCATAAACTCCTACATCATCTCTGAGATAAGCTTTTCCAGTGCTGCCGAAGGTTTCAATAGCGAATACATCGCCTTCTTCCATGCGTTGGGTGGTTCGTGTCTTGACGAAGGGGAGTTGTTTGTCGCCATGTATCTTGTAGCGTAGGATGTTATGGCCAGTGATGTTCCGAATCGCTTTGACAGGGATGATCTTTCTGTTGAGCTCGATTTCGTAGCTCTCCATCACTTCTTGGATCTCCTCACTGATGTGATCTATCCGGGCATCAATGCCAGCTTCCTGGGCGTTTATTTAGCTTTGCAGACGCCATGCAGGACCAAATTCGCTTACCTTGAGCCCAGTATCAGGTGTACATTAACCTTCAAGTTGGCTTACCTTTGCTGGGCTGACCACTGGACTTCAGGTCAGCTCTGATTTCATCGTCTTCGTCATTCTCTCCATCTTCGCCTTCCCCTTCGAATGGGCCATGGAAGAGTCTACTTGTTGCGGCCGGCTTGGGAAGACTGACGGTAGCAATTGCAGCGTGTGTCGATGACCCTGCTCAAATTGTCAGAGTAGCTTCAACGCAAAGCAAATACATTCTTTTCCATACCATTTGGACTTCGACGATGACCATGTGGTGTCTCGGATCCCATGATCGGCTTCGGCTTGTAGTCATAAGGTTCCGTAGGTTGTTGTTGATACCATTGAAGGTCAGCTCCTGAAGAGATCGTGAGGAAGTGAGGTCGTCAGCAGCATTTCTTGGAGTAGTTAAcgaactacggagtacggatagttagttaactaactccCCTTGTGGTTGATCAGCGCATTGGCCGGCCGCCAACAGGGTCTGTACATATTACCCCATGCATGCATACATTTTGGCGGGGACATGACTGATAGCCACTGTTCAAGAAGTTTCGAGTGTTGGATATGTTTTAGGGGTTGTGCGTGCAACGAAAATCAATCTCCGCATCAAGCTTTATCCAAAGAAGCAACAAGCACATATCTGCATCCTTAGCTGCTAGATACATTGCAGTACGGAATACTCCATAGTACCGCCTGAAATCGCAGATCAAATCTCTAGCTAATAAAGATGTATGGCTGGATGCTTTTCAGGCTGCTTATAGAGACGTGGTGTCAGGAGAGGATTGGTTTTGCAACACTCCCCGCTGCGTGAGCACTGATGAAAGGATCGCAGGTTTTCACTGCTTAGTAGAACAACAGTGCTGTTCTGTGACTCGAGTTGTATACCTGTTTCATTTTGCTGTTGGCTGGCTGGACAATCTCACCGACATCTAGGTAGCGAGAATAAGGAGCCTCCCAGACCCAGATCCAACACACAACTCGATAATAACCTTGGAGAATTTTGTTTGCCCCCCGCATGGCTGTTGTAGTGTACCTGTTAGTGGGTATACAGCATACCACGACGACACGGTTGGGACAGTTCATGGGTTCGGGATCAACAGTTTACACGACCTGCAAAGACTATGGAGGATGAGGACTCTTTCATACCTAAAATATCTTTTTCAACACAGGTTACTTCATATATGTAATGATATTTGCctccccccttttttctttctttctttctttctttctttttttttttttttttaaaacaaaaaagcaaCACTCCAGCAATCTATAATCATTGGATTTCTCTACTTTTCATCCATAACAGATTAATAATGTACAGCGGAACTCATGCAGGCGGTACACACAACAACTATTG
This window harbors:
- the METAP2 gene encoding Methionine aminopeptidase 2 (EggNog:ENOG41KOG2775~COG:O~MEROPS:MER0011746) translates to MGSETPHGHRRSPNGSSTHAAIATVSLPKPAATSRLFHGPFEGEGEDGENDEDDEIRADLKSSGQPSKAGIDARIDHISEEIQEVMESYEIELNRKIIPVKAIRNITGHNILRYKIHGDKQLPFVKTRTTQRMEEGDVFAIETFGSTGKAYLRDDVGVYGYGCNEHASATGLRHASAKSLLKTIHENFGTLVFSRRYLERIGVKNYHLGMRSLVSNGIVESYAPMVDVPGSYVAQFEHTVLLRPNCKEVISRGDDY
- a CDS encoding uncharacterized protein (CAZy:GH17~SECRETED:SignalP(1-26)~EggNog:ENOG410PH6W~COG:G~BUSCO:12466at33183); the encoded protein is MQELAGFLAHLAFLLSIVLSGYVVSGVPILEERAAAAGYFSGLGICYAPYTDGGQCKPQQEIDADFAKLKKYQTIRIYGVDCNQVKMVLNTAKKNNSKVFAGIFNLKNFDGDLKSLISQAKDSWSNVAAINIGNELVNRGLNSPDQVADAVKKARDILRGAGYQGPVVTVDTSGMLIKYPKLCHASDFCAANAHAFFSSQTKAQDAGKFARNEADAVSKAAGGKFTVITESGWPSSGQPNGVAVPSPQNQNAAIESLKNSFKDRDGQLFLFSAFDDKWKQDFDGSFGGEKFWGIEE